A DNA window from Pungitius pungitius chromosome 1, fPunPun2.1, whole genome shotgun sequence contains the following coding sequences:
- the LOC119222788 gene encoding cytosolic beta-glucosidase, giving the protein MPTSGEKNMFPRDFAWGAGTAAYQIEGGWQADGKGPSIWDTFCHEKGRVFGEHNGDEACNSYELWEKDLECIQQLGLTHYRLSFSWARLLPDGTTQHVNQKGVQYYNKVIDDLLACDVSPMVTLYHFDLPQALQDGGGWKSASTATLFDAYAKFCFRTFGDRVKLWVTVNEPYVCAKLGHEDGLHAPGLKEPGVAAYLVGHNMLRAHAMAWHSYNSCFRAKQKGAVSLALNSDWLEAPEAGGGAEDDDADAAERQLAFTLGWFAWPVFVTGDYPDVMRSAIDARSERLGWRGGSRLPRFEEDEPPVLGTADFFALNYYTSRKVVAGGGRGGTLCMKNDRDARDVLDPSWPICGVSWLAVVPCGLRKLLKYIKDTFNNPAVYITENGFSQVGQLQIEDVQRSEFYKDTISEVAKAIQEDGVDVRGYFAWSLLDNFEWADGFSVRFGLFHVDFADARLSRTIYRSGREYAKIISKFRCQSK; this is encoded by the exons ATGCCTACGTccggggaaaaaaacatgttcccaCGAGACTTTGCCTGGGGTGCGGGAACTGCAGCCTATCAAATTGAAG GTGGCTGGCAGGCAGACGGCAAGGGGCCGAGTATCTGGGACACATTTTGCCACGAGAAAGGCAGAGTGTTCGGGGAGCACAATGGAGATGAGGCCTGCAACAGCTACGAGCTGTGGGAGAAGGACCTGGAGTGTATCCAGCAGCTCGGACTGACGCACTATCGTCTCTCGTTCTCCTGGGCCCGCCTCCTGCCCGATGGGACCACACAACACGTCAATCAAAAAG GTGTACAGTACTACAACAAGGTCATCGACGATTTGCTGGCCTGCGATGTATCCCCGATGGTGACGCTTTACCACTTTGACCTGCCTCAAGCGCTTCAGGACGGGGGCGGCTGGAAATCAGCGAGCACGGCGACTCTGTTCGACGCCTACGCCAAGTTCTGTTTCCGAACGTTCGGCGACCGCGTCAAACTCTGGGTCACCGTCAACGAGCCCTACGTGTGCGCCAAGCTGGGCCACGAGGACGGCCTCCACGCGCCCGGGTTGAAAGAGCCCGGCGTTGCGGCCTACCTGGTGGGCCACAACATGCTGCGCGCGCACGCCATGGCCTGGCACAGCTACAACTCCTGCTTCAGGGCGAAGCAGAAGGGTGCCGTGTCCCTGGCCCTCAACAGCGACTGGCTCGAGGCGCCCGAGGCGGGCGGCGGCGCCGAGGACGACGACGCCGACGCCGCCGAGCGCCAGCTCGCGTTCACCCTCGGGTGGTTCGCCTGGCCGGTGTTCGTGACCGGCGACTACCCGGACGTAATGAGGTCCGCCATCGACGCTCGAAGCGAGAGGTTGGGGTGGCGCGGCGGCTCCAGGCTGCCCAGGTTCGAGGAGGACGAGCCGCCCGTGCTGGGGACAGCGGACTTCTTTGCGTTGAACTACTACACGTCTCGTAAAGTCGTGGCGGGCGGAGGTCGCGGAGGGACGCTGTGCATGAAGAACGACCGAGACGCAAGGGACGTCCTGGATCCGTCCTGGCCCATTTGTGGCGTGTCCTGGCTCGCTGTAGTGCCCTGTGGCTTACGCAAGCTTCTCAAGTACATCAAG GACACTTTCAACAACCCAGCGGTGTACATTACTGAGAACGGCTTCTCTCAGGTGGGACAGCTGCAGATTGAGGATGTCCAGCGCTCAGAGTTTTACAAGGACACCATCTCGGAGGTGGCTAAAG CTATACAAGAAGATGGGGTCGACGTCCGTGGATACTTTGCCTGGTCCCTGCTGGACAACTTTGAATGGGCTGATGGCTTCAGTGTTCGCTTCGGGTTGTTCCATGTGGACTTCGCGGACGCAAGGCTGAGCCGCACGATATATCGGTCTGGACGGGAGTATGCAAAGATTATCTCAAAATTCCGATGTCAGTCCAAATGA